atattattttaatattttaatctcaaaaataccttaaatatatcttgatatattttaaaaattttacaaaataattgcacaattgttttgaaagccattgtatctaggtctataaaaatatttcaaaaaattggtcatttttagtaaagttatTTCTAGAGTAATTCGCATGCAAGAATAATAGTCAAGTTAGGAAATCATCAATCAGTCCACGACTGGACAGCCAAATGTCAATTGTGGTTGCAGGTGGTTTACGTCCGCATAAACTAAATAGTGCAAAAGATGCCCAAGGTCAAAAATGTAGAGCGATGACAGCAAGACTCTGGACGCAAGGAGCAGGATATAGAGAAGTAAGCTTATTTGTTATCTGTAATTAGTGTTAACCCTAATTCTCACCAtttcttaaaatgtatttCCAGTAGGATTTTGGATCAATTCCAAGAGGGGCCTGTATTCACTGAACCAGACCTATTCCCACCACTGGATGTATCAGTCCGCTTTTGTAGTAAACATTCCAGTTAACAAGATTTCTTTAATCCGCTAACAATCCCACCTCCTGAATACATTCCTACTGCGCCAGTTGGAATTAATCCTGGTGCTAATTTTACTATTGATCTTTATTACATCCAACAAGAGGTCTTAATGTCGCAAAAGAATTGATTCTTAAACAATCCCTTAAATGttttgcaggcaaatttgcctgcaattttgttttttaattaaagatactTTTAAAtgtcttaaaatattttattatataaaccaatatttttgtaataaattctatagtattttctaagtcgtaaaaatcgaaaaaaaagttcaattcgattaatgattttttaaaagtaaatgatcagcaaattataacaaatagtagctaaatcttttaaattgaaatatcttATTATCTATTAAccctagaaatataaaattaccatcATTTGATGCGTCTTAATGAGAATAAAAATTGTTGTTCTACATGTACAAATATTATGTAACGGGATAtcatataaaatctaaaaatttataaattaatataactttctatctattaatttttagagttatgattttattaccattaaatgcACCTCAATAAGAGGAATCTAACAAACCtaatttcatctttctatGATCAATAGATCTTaagatattttgaaaattcaaaatttttaaaattaatattagccCTTACAGTTTAAGGGATAGCTTCGTACCTAACAAAAGTATTTTATGATagatcataatataataataagaattaataaaatatctgtTGCTAAGCAAACCCCAAAactttgtatttaataaaaaatttttcttttgctaATTGTTACTTGATTGATTCAAACTAACTTTTCActtgtataaaattatcaaatatgtcATATAactttgaattatttaaacaatgcTTCAATGAGCTTGAGGCTGAGAAAGCCAAGCTCTTAAGGCAGGTTACAGAGGAGAGAACCAAGCACGAAGCTGAGAATGCCAAACTCAGGAGTAGAATCAAAGGTTGTTGCAGAATGCTAGGCGTGATGAGCTCAAATCTAAAAGTCAGAAATAGATCGGCCTGAAATGCCCGGAAAAATCCTTGCGAAACGCCTCTGGCTAAGACTTGcacattattttttctaagactttgatttgcatttatttatgCGTCATATCCCGGTCATGATAGTCCAAGAAACTGTATACGTACGATAAGACTAGAGGATTATACGGTCATCACATATGACGTGATGGCGAATTGCATGGAAATGTCAAAATTCCGAAAAATCCGCTAATATTAGTTGAAAAGATTGAATCTGATCGCCTCAATGATGCATCTTCCGATTCTCCGTCAGCATAGAAATCAAGAGCGGAATTCCTCCAGAAAATCTTCTTGTTGATTTAAGTACATTAAAAGATATGATTTCGATCATATCGGATTGTTACGGTCGTGTATTTAAATGGGTTCCTATGGAATTTTTGTTATGACCATTCGGGAATTATCTGGCGTGACAGAGTggtagattttttttctttagattaCACAAAAAAGCATCGTTGATTGAGCTACAAGTGTTTTCGGCTGTAGaagttgaattttttaaatttgcagTTTTAACTGAAGAACTATTAAGCAGAAGTTTTTTCGATTTTggtatcttttatttattatcaatattattttttttcaacgtATTATTATAGATGCTCTTGTTTCCTgcttatgataaattttggtcattatttaattaaattttctggCTTTAAGGCAGGACACCACAAGTCATAATCAAATATGAATCATCTGTTATGTAATTGCAATGTGATTTACTGTATCCGAAGGATCATATATACCTTGCTCCGTTATAGAGCACTAGAGCATTGTGATGACGCCAATGTCAAATCGTTAGAAGAAAGAGAGACGGATAATTTTTGGATGAGGAGAATGAGATAAAGGTTAGTAATGAGATTAAGCGAAAAAAGCTTTGGGAGCTTTCAACTTCGTCATTGGACGATACAAGGTGTAAAGATCCATAAGAAGAATAGAATCACATGATTGAAATTTCAGCCGGAATGGAAAAAGTTAGTTAACATTAATTTCAAGTATTAACAGAAAGGAttagaaatagaaaaataaataaaatgaaggaaagtttcaattttaacaaataaatatctattttaataaaattatctttaatcaattaatttattgcttaaactgtattgctaatttttttatacctcaatttttcatcaaatttcaaacctttaattaatttctttgttttcATTATAAAGGCTTTTATCAATGGCCTTTTATTAACTTGTTTTAATGAAGACATAAAACAAGTGCAAGCACGTCTAAATCTAGATTTTACAGTACAGTACATCTTTAATTTTCTCAAAACACAAATgctttaaaacaaattttgacTAATATGAAACTCCTTTTACATTATGATTAAATATAAAGCTTATATATATGTTGAGCTATTATAactcaatttttataaaaataaatgaaaagtgGACCTTTGGTAAAGTTACAGGAAAGATTAAaggattttgatttttattttttaattataaaaataattattaatcatcatcatctttatcTGCCATTTGACACATCTAATATTAGACataatatatagaaattaataaattaagaattaatcctattaataattgatttacatttacttactttattatatttttgataaggAAATGCAGGAGCAATTTCTATATCTTCCTCAGGAAATAACCATTCTAAAAATCTCCATATAAGATAATCTATCGctattaatatacaaaatattttacccGCCCACAATCCACATCCATAATATCTTCTGAGTCTCTCCATTAAAGGGGGAATCCTCATTTTCCAAATTGCGTCATAAacctaaattataatatattaagttttaagtctatgttaataaaaagattataaaattttacttacctTTTCAGTTCTTTCAGCAACATTAACCCAACTATACATTTCTTTAATCTCATCATGAAATTTAATTGGTATAACTTCTTTAAGTCTAATCATTTCAATAGCTCTTCCTACCGCATTTACTAAATCATCTTCTTCAGGTTTAgcaaaaattatcatatgtTTTGGAAGAACTTCTGGTACTCCTCCAACTTTTGTGCTTACTACAAGCAATCCACAACAAGCTGCTTCAACAATTCCAATACAAAATGCTTCTGTTAAACTTGTGTTTAGAAATATATGTCCTTTTGTTAAaagctaaataaattttaatgtagacttcaggaaaaaaaatgctaataaaatttttttgaagcTGACACGTACGTTTCTTACTTCGTGTTGCATTAATGTACCAACTAATTCAACACGATCatgaagtaaatatttttctctCATTTGCTCTAAATCTATTCTTTTTGGCCCATCCCCACCTtaccaaattaaaaaaaaaatatgtagcTTCAgtaaatatatgataataaatctGAAATATCGCTAGTAAATTTCTTACCAATAATGAATTTGACTTTGGAATGCATCTGACATATTCTCGGGATAGCAGCTACCAATAAGTCCATGCCCTTTCTATATACCAATCTACTTGCAACTACTATTGTAACTgatcacaaataaaatatcgATAAATAATGTGCAAAACCCTTAatataagtattaaaataCTTACTAAAATTAGGATCTTGTGCACCCGGATCTGGTTTAAATTGTGAAGCAACAACAGCATTAGGAATAACTGATACCATTTGAGGATTCAATGCTGCTCTAAGCACTGTATTctctttactaataaaaatataaataaataaaagtaggcatttttttaaattaattattaaacttgCCTTGTATGACTAACACAGATAACGTGATCAATGTCACTTAGAGTAAATTTCAGTAATTTATTCGTTAATATACTACTGGCATCAGCAAATCCAAATAGACTATGATCAGTAAAACATGCTTTCATTCCCATTGTGCGAGAATGTAATATTGCTTCATGGCATAATGAGGAAAATGCTTGATGTCCATGTACAATATCAATTTTCTCCCGCTTCacaatatttcgaaatattggaaaaaatcCATAAATTGTTGGTAATGTTGCTTCTGAATATATAACCATATGAGGCAcataatatacttttaaacCATTGGTGAGATATCGAATTCCAGTACGATTCCCATATGAAtgagttattattattatctaaataaaataggaaattatataaaaatttatttgttttttttttcttaaaaaaaaagaaatacttaataattcatttatactTTGTGCCCGCGTTGAATTAATCTTTGTGATAATTGATATAAATGACTCTCTACTCCCCCCATGTTCGGATAAAAGAAATCCGATACCatcctaaattaaattttatataaaaaaaggagttcaaaaatttaatatttcaaaaataaaatgaaaatgaaaaaaaaattaatactaacGCAATATTATACcgcatttttaattaaataaatatatagttaacaattaaagaaagaaattttgttattttaaaatcgaCTCTATTTCTGTACACAATcgaataaatattactatttaaatccaatttaatatttatataattattttataaccaTCAAGCAAGAATCAAGCTCCTTTAGCTCAGTTGGTTAGAGCGTCGTGCTAATAGAACCCAGTGGGTTTTCACGCGAAGGTCATAAGTTCGATCCTTATAAGGAGcataactaaaaatttttttttcattcctaaaaaaaagcaGATCATCCACGTGACTTTCGTGTGATagatcatataaataaaatttttcgtttttcaaacaattctttcattttgtttattcgGCTTGGTCGTAGAAAGTTTTTCACGATGGTAAGCAAtccattaatttaaaataatttaatttacaaagttttaataaaagtggATGGGATGTtgttatagtaaaataatgaTTCCTTATTTGATGATATAgagattttttgaattaaaaaaaaaattttttagtcttCCGAGATCTATTTAAACATTTAGAAGTTAGTAATCTaatgcttttttaaaataactttcgttaatttataatttatagcCGAAACAgattgatgatattaaatattttctcgAAATCGCCCGCAGAAAGGATgcaaaatgtaaatattctaAAGTTTTAACGTCTTCTTTAAAAGTTtgatttcataattaataaaataatttttgatagcTGTTCGTattaaaaagaagaagaagaagaatggTCCatcaaaagtaaaatttaagcTTAGATGCTCTAAGTATCTTTATACTTTTGTTATCGAAGATGCAGAAAAGGCGGAGAAACTTCAAAAATCTCTTCCTCCaggttaataattttttattgatatttttgaacatttttttttctttttttttcaaaaaaaaaattttaatttgatcgaacaaatttttttagggcTTACTGTTACtgatgtataaaattttacaaattgaatTAAGAGagcataattaattattaaggaatattttttcttcctttattctttctttattgATGAAACGATACTGTAAATCAAGAGATATAGctttttactaaatattatcctcaataaagtattttttagtatttttacaatattgaTCTTAAAAGCTATTAATTAAATGACACGCATGATCAAGTCACattatttgcattatttatCATGTGAGAGTGAAGTTTTAAAATGCAAATGGCCTCCCCAACAGGAATGGTAAATCACATGACATAATGGTCAAGGAATAAAATGTGATGTCATAGGTGATTGTAGTCAAAATACGCGTTTAATTTTCTCTTTAACAGAACCAAGAGAAGTTGAAATAATCTGACGTAGAAGTTGTTTTAACAAATCGTTACTATTAACAAATTACTTTTGTGTGTGTAAATTGCAAAGTGAGGGAAAAAAGAACACTATGGCCAGACAACCACGAACCACCTCTACAACCTCTCCTGGAACTAGGGTAGCCAAACGTCGATTGGCAACAGTAAAAAAGTTGCCCAGACCCGCGGCTTCAGGCAGTAAAACCACGCCTACGGGGAAATCTAGACGTAAGTTCACTATAAAACGCGGGCGCTTTTATAATACCGTCAAGTTTGTcggatgattttttttttctttttatatttacttagCTGGAGATCCAATCAGACCACAAAAACCGAGAAGATATAGGCCTGGTACTGTTGCTTTACGTGAAATTAGACAATTTCAAAAGACtactaatcttttaattaGGAAGTTGCCTTTTTCACGGGTTGTAcgtataataaatcatttttatcatgattATAACTGTTTATTATCATTGACGCTTTTTTATTTAGGTTCGAGAGATAGCCATCGAGGTCCTAGGACCTCATTCAAACGTAGGATACCGATGGCAGTCAGTTGCCATTTTAGCACTTCAAGAAGGTAAATGATTTGTTTtgtacaattttaattaattaatgtgGTAAATaactaaacaaaataaaatatcttttagcTACTGAAGCTTATCTGGTTCATTTATTCGAGGACGCGTacgtattatatattttgctTATTATTGAATgcttttttaaagaaaattacatattaagaCTATATATATGAATCTAACATTCAAACCTGAAACAATTCTTTAGCAACTTATGCGCAATTCATGCAAAAAGAGTTACAATAATGCAAAAAGACATTCAACTGGCGCGAAGAATTCGTGGTGTTTGGGGAGGTCTCggctaaataataattttcacgAACTTACGGGTAGATTAGAATATGGGCATCCTAGTTTGTACAGCAAATATTGTAtgcttagatttttttttttcattttattttcaagatTATAGATTTGTCGTTagttaaatgtaaataaaatttattcttgcGTTTAAGTTACATATCAAGTAATAATCGCgtagaataaattatttctcttTTACAATCAATTTTTGAATGTATTCATTTCAAACTTTAtcaaatatgaataaattctttaaatagtaaataattatttctttttttcaatttgaagtcttttgatttgatattctaatttatttttgttcacTTTCATTGGCTTTTGATTATGTCCACAAACTCATTCATAACATCTGAATTGTTTACATTACTActtattttttgttgattaaagttctttttttgatttttaataatttctttagcCAATCCCAGATCAAAACCTTGATCTTCCAAATCTTGATAAAATGATCGaggaaatttatattcaaaattttccgCTTCTTCCAAAGCTAATATTGCTCTTGAGTCGCCATGACGCACACATTTATTTATGATCCTCTCATAAACACTTCGTGGTGGCAATAAATTTTGTGCTTTCATTTCTTCAAGATAAGCAAATGCTTCTTCGTAATCATCTTGAGTACAAATGATTGCAATCATACGATTATATGCCAAGGATGATGGAACAATCTTTAATTCAAGCATTTCTTTCCACAATTGATCAGCCAAATCTTTCCGTTTTGCAGAAAGACATACTAGTAAAATGGAACTAAATGTTTCTACATTGGGTTGAACACCCAATTTCTCGGCCGCTTTATAAGTTTCCAATGCACGAATCATATCAACATTTCTCTTGTAACCAATATTTGAACAGGCTGCAATAACAACATTAAGAGCTGATACATCAACTATCTTCCCTTCTTTATGTAACTCTTCCAAACAATAATATGCATTATCAATAGTTCTTTTATCTTTTCggattaatgaatataatccGGTACTTGACGTATCAAAAAAGCCAACTTGAAATCCTGCTTGCCGCATTATATTTAACGATTCCATGGCATTTTTAATATCACCAGCGTTAACGTAAGCCCGTGTAAGTGGactaaaatgaaatttttcgaGTTTTAATCTTCGAACATCCATTAAATATTCAATGACTTGTACGACTAAATCAGGTTTTCCATGACTTCCGGCGAAATATAAAATGTCGATACATACTCCTTCGTCAAGATTTAATCCACGATGTTTAAGTTTATCCCAACAATACAGAATGCCATCAGCCTAAAACATTTTAttgaatcaattaaaaaaattataaacacaAAACAGAGAGTATACGAGTGTTACTCACATAATATTCATAAGCACATATTCTTAAGACATCATTATACAATGAAGTTGGAGCATAAAATAGATTTTGTTCAAGacttttcaaataatttaatgctATCCTTGGTTCATTTATTGAAATTGCTTTCCTTATCATTGCAATATAAAGTTCCAATTGAGGATAAATATTCTTGCTTTTCAAAGAATCAAAAATCTCAAATGCACGTTCACATTCTTCCCCAGCTAATAATGAATCTATATAacattcataaatttttaaatcaggTTGAAGACCATCATTAACAATCATTTCGAAAATTTGTTCTCTTAAGTACGGATCTTGTTCACTAGTAGGAGCTTGTGACCatgtcttaaaaaaaaaatgaaataattaatactttttaaacgaagtaaataaaattattggacCTTCTTTCGTAaagtaattcatttattaatttaccctcaataaataatgataagtaGTTAAATTTGGATTGACATTAGCCAATTTCATATCTTCTAATATCTTAAAAGAATGTTTAATAGAACCCAAAGGTATATAAGCGCGAAGTATTGTATTATATATGGATATATCAGGTTTACGATCTGACTGTTTAACTTCTTCGCATAATTTAAGAATTGCTCTCCAATGTTTTCTTTCTGAAAATTTGTCCATCTCTTCTCGAAAATTACCAATAAATATCCTTTCTTCTCTAGTATCTTCAGCTCTAGtatcttcaattttatttgaatcttttCTCAAGAGATTTATATTTGAAGTATCGATATCATTTGAAGATACAATTTCAGTAGTTTTAAGTTTGCTCGTTGCTGTAATTATGGCACGTGAATGAAAAAGACCATAAAAGAATGGTTGTTATGATACGAAGGAATTACAAGACTCTacagttaataaaaaaaattttataacttgCCAGTAAACAGACGTACTGGAGACCCTCtcatttgtaatttaatagtattaaaacGTGTAATGCCATGATTTTGtagagataaataaaatatattatttaaagaccttctcaacattattatttattattacataaataaaagaagccaaataattttttttttaaaaaaaaaaagataatctaTATCACCCGTTTTTGGTGATCAAAAATCAACGATGTAGTGGCTAATAGAAATGTGGCTTGTTAAATTAACTTAAAATCGGTCACAATTAaagttttgtaatttttaactATGTCAACTTCTAAGCttgtaagaaataaaattctcgTTTTAGGACGTCGTGGAGTGGGGAAATTATCCATTATAAAACGTAACTATAAAATCAAATGTTTATTTCGTTATATTTGATATTCGagtttcaatatttattttatttcggTAATAATAcagaattattatcaattacaaATCAATCAATTGATAGTTTTAACATAGAAGACAAAAATCATTCAGGAATCAAAATACCATTGAACATTAATaccaaatattataatgcaaaaGTAGATTTTTGGATTGATGAAACTCTACATAAAGATCATGTGAATAAAGAGGTGATACAAGGctatgaaaatgaagaaaacgGCATTGGGAAAGTTGTAGATGccattctttttatatttaagaaagaTGAGgtacttatatttaataatattattatattataagctataaaaattttttttaattaattttttatttgaaaagccGACAACGTTTGACGATATAAAAGTTTTCTTGCCTTTTATACAACAATATGATCCCGCCATAACGTTGGCTATTGGAACTGGAAAAAATGTTCACAACATTAATGATGACTCGTATGAAGATTGGTGTTTAGAGAATGGGTTTGAATATGTAGATATGGAtacaaagaaagaaaatatagatggtggttatatttattatgattaaacttaattaaactttattaatcagctttttctttatatcGTATTTCTTATTTGGTTGAATAGAACGCATCGGTATAGAGCGAATTCTCGAAGCACTTCAGTCTAATATGTGGGAAGGATTAACCCGTGTTTCACAAACCGCTAGCAAAAGTTCGAAcatagatgatgatgattgtCATAATGGGCTCATTGAAGGTATTTCACGTGTATCTATGTTGGCATTAATCACTGATCTATGAAAAttgatagtttttttttaacgaaactttATTAGCTTTCTTgtaatttaaagattataaattaattaaaacaatgGTAAATCCTTTTTTAGCTCTTTCACAAGCAAAGTTGAAAGTGGATGAGGAGCAGGAATCTTTATCACCTCAATTGCATGATCATAATTCAGCTCcatttgatgataatgatgccGAGTTTTTTGGTGATGGTAAATATCACATttgttgtttatattttaaattatgttaattctTTTAACGTGATTCATCGATAAAGCATTACCTTCGCAACGAGAAATTGAAAGTAtgtataatcaaattttttgtgattttgaCGACGAGGATGGACTAGATAAAGTAATTGTacgattaaataatttacgaGGTTagaatcattttaatatttatcgaTTTCCTCTTcagcatttttaaaatttaatataatattattatttagagaaAAGCAAATCATTATCAGACGAAGAACGACGAAAATTAGCAGCAAGTGTAGCATGTTCTTTCGGAATGCATATGAgagattaattattttaacattttacatatatatatactgtatatatatttatattttattctattgattaatattaaatagaaattctattaattttctagtaaattattaattttataataaaacattatttatattatttatgaaatactaaattaaattcttttcattttctatttttcacGGAAGTAGTTCAATATTAACACTTTTTAGGGCATTGACGGCCCAAGTAGGATAATTATCTTTACCAccaaataattctttaaaaaaaagttgtacGAAAGTAGGAAATTCGTCTTTTAAAATAGCTTGCCTAATGCTATTCATAAGTCTTAATTGATATGATACATTGTGCAATGTAATCAAATGACATCCAACTGTTTCTCTCGTTGCATGCATATGAATATATGctcttgtatatt
The Rhizophagus irregularis chromosome 19, complete sequence DNA segment above includes these coding regions:
- a CDS encoding Histone H3-like centromeric protein hH3v, which codes for MARQPRTTSTTSPGTRVAKRRLATVKKLPRPAASGSKTTPTGKSRPGDPIRPQKPRRYRPGTVALREIRQFQKTTNLLIRKLPFSRVVREIAIEVLGPHSNVGYRWQSVAILALQEATEAYLVHLFEDANLCAIHAKRVTIMQKDIQLARRIRGVWGGLG
- a CDS encoding Phosphatidylinositol N-acetylglucosaminyltransferase gpi3 subunit, encoding MRYNIAMVSDFFYPNMGGVESHLYQLSQRLIQRGHKIIIITHSYGNRTGIRYLTNGLKVYYVPHMVIYSEATLPTIYGFFPIFRNIVKREKIDIVHGHQAFSSLCHEAILHSRTMGMKACFTDHSLFGFADASSILTNKLLKFTLSDIDHVICVSHTSKENTVLRAALNPQMVSVIPNAVVASQFKPDPGAQDPNFITIVVASRLVYRKGMDLLVAAIPRICQMHSKVKFIIGGDGPKRIDLEQMREKYLLHDRVELVGTLMQHEVRNLLTKGHIFLNTSLTEAFCIGIVEAACCGLLVVSTKVGGVPEVLPKHMIIFAKPEEDDLVNAVGRAIEMIRLKEVIPIKFHDEIKEMYSWVNVAERTEKVYDAIWKMRIPPLMERLRRYYGCGLWAGKIFCILIAIDYLIWRFLEWLFPEEDIEIAPAFPYQKYNKMCQMADKDDDD